A window of Primulina tabacum isolate GXHZ01 chromosome 4, ASM2559414v2, whole genome shotgun sequence contains these coding sequences:
- the LOC142542936 gene encoding auxin response factor 9-like: protein MANTGSFSQQQSRFSVEGTGGKDILNVELWKACAGPLVDVPKVGERVYYFPQGHMEQLEASTNQELNQRIPMFNLPSKILCHVFNIHLLAEKDTDEVYAQITLMPDICQNEPRSLDNSSEEPPRPAVHSFCKVLTASDTSTHGGFSVLRKHAIECLPPLDMSQQTPTQELIAKDLHDVEWHFKHIFRGQPRRHLLTTGWSTFVTSKRLVAGDSFVFLRGENGELRVGLRRHTRQQSSMPSSVISSQSMHLGVLATASHAVSTQTPFVIYYKPRTSQFIIGLNKYLESINHEFGVGMRFKMRFEGEDSPERRFSGTIVGVEDKSSNWEYSKWRSLKVQWDEHASISRPERVSPWEIEPFVASTPTSVIQTQMMKNKRLRSHVEIPVPETPTSTVSTAWNLGHESYQINCNLEERGSNHHMAIMQATPHLNASLKMITEEMEESKGASARSIILNPSASNMGKQSNSPLSSQNEAKKFDTVVTCRLFGIDLKSPSLVNLCEDSPPKSLDTPNDGGEVCVPSTVLSCYSEQKYGGFPDLKNMKQDQVQVPTKEVQSRQNQSHLFRSRTKVQMQGVAVGRAVDLTALNGYEELITEIEEMFEIKGELQPRNKLEIVFIDDEGDMMLMGDDPWPEFCNMVRRIFICPSQDVKKMKGTKITLPPSAECED, encoded by the exons ATGGCAAATACCGGATCATTTTCTCAGCAACAGAGCAGATTTTCGGTTGAAG GGACTGGAGGCAAGGATATTCTGAACGTTGAATTATGGAAGGCTTGCGCTGGTCCTTTGGTGGATGTTCCGAAGGTTGGGGAAAGAGTTTACTATTTTCCACAAGGTCACATGGAGCAA TTGGAAGCATCAACAAATCAAGAACTGAATCAAAGAATACCAATGTTTAATCTGCCTTCAAAGATCCTTTGCCATGTTTTCAATATTCATCTGTTG GCTGAAAAAGACactgatgaagtttatgcacaGATTACTTTGATGCCAGATATATGT CAAAATGAGCCAAGAAGCCTTGATAACTCCTCGGAGGAGCCTCCTAGACCTGCAGTGCACTCATTCTGCAAGGTTTTAACTGCGTCAGATACAAGTACCCATGGTGGATTCTCCGTCCTTCGAAAACATGCTATTGAATGCCTGCCTCCTCTG GACATGTCCCAACAGACACCAACGCAAGAACTAATAGCCAAGGATTTGCATGATGTCGAATGGCATTTTAAGCATATTTTTAGAG GTCAACCTCGAAGGCATTTGCTTACGACAGGATGGAGTACCTTTGTTACTTCCAAAAGATTAGTTGCTGGggattcgtttgtatttttgag GGGAGAGAATGGAGAATTACGTGTTGGGCTCAGACGCCATACCCGTCAACAAAGCTCGATGCCATCGTCAGTTATTTCAAGTCAGAGCATGCACCTCGGAGTGCTTGCCACTGCATCTCACGCTGTTTCAACTCAAACACCATTTGTTATTTACTACAAGCCGAG AACAAGTCAGTTCATCATAGGCCTTAACAAATATCTCGAATCTATAAACCATGAATTTGGAGTTGGCATGAGATTCAAGATGCGTTTTGAGGGGGAGGATTCTCCGGAGAGAAG GTTTTCGGGTACAATTGTTGGTGTCGAGGATAAATCTTCCAATTGGGAATATTCTAAATGGCGATCACTCAAG GTTCAATGGGATGAACATGCATCTATTTCGAGACCTGAGAGGGTTTCTCCCTGGGAGATCGAACCATTTGTGGCGTCAACACCCACAAGCGTTATTCAGACCCAGATGATGAAGAATAAAAGGCTCCGATCACATGTTGAAATCCCGGTTCCTG AAACACCAACTTCAACTGTGTCAACTGCCTGGAATCTGGGTCACGAATCCTATCAAATTAATTGCAATCTTGAGGAACGAGGGAGCAACCACCACATGGCTATTATGCAAGCTACACCCCATCTAAATGCTTCTTTGAAAATGATTACTGAAGAAATGGAAGAAAGTAAAGGTGCATCAGCTAGGTCTATCATTTTAAACCCTTCAGCGTCAAACATGGGAAAACAAAGCAACAGTCCTTTGTCTTCCCAGAATGAAGCAAAGAAATTTGATACTGTTGTAACATGTCGATTATTTGGGATTGATTTGAAAAGTCCTTCACTTGTGAACCTCTGTGAGGACTCTCCTCCAAAATCATTGGACACACCAAATGACGGTGGCGAGGTGTGTGTTCCAAGTACTGTATTATCGTGTTATTCAGAGCAAAAGTATGGTGGTTTCCCGGATTTGAAAAACATGAAGCAAGACCAAGTGCAAGTACCAACCAAGGAGGTTCAGAGCAGACAGAATCAAAGTCATTTGTTTAGAAGTCGCACTAAG GTACAAATGCAAGGGGTTGCTGTTGGTCGAGCTGTGGATTTAACTGCATTGAATGGATATGAAGAACTTATAACTGAAATAGAAGAGATGTTTGAAATCAAGGGAGAGCTGCAACCCCGAAATAAGCTGGaaatagtgttcatagatgacgaAGGGGATATGATGCTAATGGGTGACGATCCATGGCC AGAATTCTGTAACATGGTTCGAAGAATTTTCATCTGTCCTAGCCaagatgtgaagaaaatgaaaggcacCAAGATCACTTTACCTCCATCTGCAGAATGCGAAGATTGA
- the LOC142542937 gene encoding 26S proteasome non-ATPase regulatory subunit 8 homolog A-like isoform X1, which translates to MDPKITEVSQMFDRFQASFMRKDYDTCDRLLSQLKVLLTEFKSLPPLFKETPNNIRELTLARHIYEYAVVLSVKIEDQDAFERDFFQLKPYYMDARSSLPPSAEEYPILGLNLLRLLVQNRIAEFHTELELLPPNALENPCIKHAVELEQSFMEGAYNRVLSARQTVPHETYVYFMDLLAKTVRDEIAGCSEKTYDSLSIKDARQMLLFSSDQELSEYINEERTEWEIKNGFVFFQRSKESTPCKEIPSLQLINQTLSYARELERIV; encoded by the exons ATGGATCCGAAAATCACAGAGGTTTCCCAAATGTTTGATAGGTTTCAAGCGTCTTTCATGCGGAAGGATTATGATACTTGTGATAGACTCCTCTCGCAGCTCAAG GTTCTATTGACTGAATTTAAGAGCCTACCTCCGTTGTTTAAGGAAACACCAAATAACATCCGTGAATTGACGCTAGCAA GGCATATATACGAATATGCAGTTGTTCTCAGTGTGAAAATTGAGGATCAGGATGCTTTTGAGCGGGATTTTTTCCAATTGAAACCCTACTATATGGATGCCCG TAGTAGTCTCCCACCATCAGCTGAGGAGTATCCTATTTTGGGTCTCAACCTTTTGAGACTTCTTGTGCAAAACAGAATTGCAGAATTCCACACCGAGTTGGAATTACTTCCTCCCAATGCTTTAGAGAATCCTTGCATCAAGCATGCAGTTGAGTTGGAGCAATCTTTCATGGAAGGAGCCTACAACCGTGTATTAAGTGCTAGACAAACAGTACCTCATGAAACATATGTTTATTTCATGGACTTACTGGCAAAAACAGTTAG GGATGAGATAGCTGGATGCAGTGAAAAGACGTATGATTCCCTTTCAATAAAAGATGCAAGGCAAATGCTGCTGTTTTCTTCGGACCAAGAATTATCCGAATACATCAACGAG GAGCGTACCGAGTGGGAGATCAAGAACGGGTTTGTATTTTTCCAAAGATCTAAAGAATCGACACCTTGCAAGGAGATTCCGTCTTTGCAGCTGATCAACCAGACACTCAGTTATGCCAGAGAATTGGAGCGGATTGTGTGA
- the LOC142542937 gene encoding 26S proteasome non-ATPase regulatory subunit 8 homolog A-like isoform X2, whose translation MDPKITEVSQMFDRFQASFMRKDYDTCDRLLSQLKVLLTEFKSLPPLFKETPNNIRELTLARHIYEYAVVLSVKIEDQDAFERDFFQLKPYYMDARSLPPSAEEYPILGLNLLRLLVQNRIAEFHTELELLPPNALENPCIKHAVELEQSFMEGAYNRVLSARQTVPHETYVYFMDLLAKTVRDEIAGCSEKTYDSLSIKDARQMLLFSSDQELSEYINEERTEWEIKNGFVFFQRSKESTPCKEIPSLQLINQTLSYARELERIV comes from the exons ATGGATCCGAAAATCACAGAGGTTTCCCAAATGTTTGATAGGTTTCAAGCGTCTTTCATGCGGAAGGATTATGATACTTGTGATAGACTCCTCTCGCAGCTCAAG GTTCTATTGACTGAATTTAAGAGCCTACCTCCGTTGTTTAAGGAAACACCAAATAACATCCGTGAATTGACGCTAGCAA GGCATATATACGAATATGCAGTTGTTCTCAGTGTGAAAATTGAGGATCAGGATGCTTTTGAGCGGGATTTTTTCCAATTGAAACCCTACTATATGGATGCCCG TAGTCTCCCACCATCAGCTGAGGAGTATCCTATTTTGGGTCTCAACCTTTTGAGACTTCTTGTGCAAAACAGAATTGCAGAATTCCACACCGAGTTGGAATTACTTCCTCCCAATGCTTTAGAGAATCCTTGCATCAAGCATGCAGTTGAGTTGGAGCAATCTTTCATGGAAGGAGCCTACAACCGTGTATTAAGTGCTAGACAAACAGTACCTCATGAAACATATGTTTATTTCATGGACTTACTGGCAAAAACAGTTAG GGATGAGATAGCTGGATGCAGTGAAAAGACGTATGATTCCCTTTCAATAAAAGATGCAAGGCAAATGCTGCTGTTTTCTTCGGACCAAGAATTATCCGAATACATCAACGAG GAGCGTACCGAGTGGGAGATCAAGAACGGGTTTGTATTTTTCCAAAGATCTAAAGAATCGACACCTTGCAAGGAGATTCCGTCTTTGCAGCTGATCAACCAGACACTCAGTTATGCCAGAGAATTGGAGCGGATTGTGTGA
- the LOC142542938 gene encoding bZIP transcription factor 16-like, giving the protein MGSSEVDKSSKEGKEAKEPKTPSQERTPAVQGMVAADWSGFQAYSPMPPPGFLASSPQAHPHMWGVQQFIPPYGTPPHPYVAMYPHGGIYAHPTMAPGSYPFSPFTMPSSNGVAEASADSPSNMEVDGKSFEGKEKLPIKRSKGSLGSLNMIIGKNNEPGKMSGATANGSHSKSAESASEGSSEGSDADSENELPEKSGDQQDSAELSQSSNAAHNSQNGGMAAPHPTVNQTMAVMPMPASGAVGSIPGPTTNLNIGMDYWGAAPTSAMPPMRGKVPGSSVVGGMVSSGSRDNAQSQPWIQDERELKRQRRKQSNRESARRSRLRKQAECDELAQRAEAMREENASLRTELARIRNEYEQLLAQNASLEERLGELPDQVDRGAVQVISDQPATPNRQEIALV; this is encoded by the exons ATGGGAAGTAGTGAAGTTGATAAATCCTCCAAGGAGGGGAAAGAAGCGAAGGAACCAAAGACTCCTTCACAG GAACGTACTCCAGCTGTTCAAGGCATGGTTGCTGCCGATTGGTCTGGATTTCAG GCATATTCTCCTATGCCTCCACCTGGTTTCTTGGCATCAAGTCCACAGGCCCACCCTCACATGTGGGGTGTTCAG CAATTTATTCCACCCTATGGCACCCCTCCACATCCATACGTCGCTATGTACCCTCATGGGGGTATATATGCACATCCAACTATGGCTCCG GGATCTTATCCTTTTAGTCCTTTCACTATGCCTTCTTCAAACGGTGTTGCTGAAGCCTCC GCCGACTCTCCAAGCAACATGGAGGTGGATGGAAAGTCATTTGAAGGGAAGGAAAAACTGCCAATCAAAAGATCCAAGGGAAGTTTGGGCAGTTTAAATATGATCATTGGGAAGAATAATGAACCTGGCAAAATGTCAGGTGCCACTGCAAATGGTTCGCATTCCAAAAG TGCTGAAAGTGCAAGTGAAGGTTCAAGTGAAGGAAGTGATGCTGATTCTGAAaat GAATTGCCAGAGAAGTCTGGTGACCAACAAGATTCAG CTGAACTGTCTCAGAGTAGCAATGCTGCTCACAATTCTCAGAATGGAGGGATGGCTGCGCCTCACCCTACGGTAAATCAAACAATGGCTGTTATGCCAATGCCAGCATCAGGGGCTGTAGGTAGTATTCCTGGTCCCACAACTAACTTAAACATTGGAATGGATTATTGGGGTGCTGCTCCGACATCTGCTATGCCTCCAATGCGAGGAAAGGTacctggttcttcagttgttggaGGAATGGTCTCTTCTGGATCACGGGACAATGCTCAGTCACAGCCCTGGATACAG GACGAACGGGAGCTCAAAAGACAGAGAAGAAAGCAGTCCAACCGGGAATCTGCTCGTCGATCTAGACTACGCAAGCAG GCAGAATGTGATGAACTTGCCCAACGTGCAGAAGCAATGAGAGAAGAAAATGCATCTCTGAGGACAGAATTGGCTCGGATAAGGAATGAGTACGAGCAACTTCTTGCCCAGAATGCATCACTCGAG GAGCGACTTGGTGAACTACCTGATCAAGTAGATCGAGGTGCAGTCCAGGTGATCAGTGATCAGCCAGCAACACCTAATAGACAGGAGATCGCATTGGTGTGA
- the LOC142542939 gene encoding uncharacterized protein LOC142542939, with product MATFVNNKNMSKSISIASDSKSYSRKPLVPIISLNHWKIGKGAGVPIASFLIKAIALELLRRFSRAKCPFIWSGLQALQVLCYPPFKWIQCWNPFGMLVKGMQMLSRPLLVLSIVDAFSDHSESSNPAVDNTENNNINEDSQARSDSHSRSSSVQIGNEKPQGVVSTGWFCNLCKELENQGITLPERMNEEELQRFYVASNGDLSSLLLSVKKTILWRETYRLLSEEELEMWSNMVFWHGFDVMHRPCLIVRLGLACTTLLATDRPCFVQAVVSQVEHGVLCLVDGENPQITVIVDCHGLSPLKIPMQMMRHCCNILQDNFPNILGCLIIIRLPPIVRVMAQTFIQVLKPFTKQKLRIEGEAYQKVLSNCFPTLPSYLGGPCPCESCAKLEKGSMPRSFDSHTGTSEAVAEITNSEDFSSNEPTYQYDTIVDNNCSQTLRSAVIGILILWVLIAFIEGINDPSTRPYLPP from the exons ATGGCCACCTTTGTCAACAATAAAAATATGTCCAAAAGTATATCTATTGCATCTGACTCTAAATCTTACTCACGGAAGCCTTTGGTACCAATCATATCACTAAATCATTGGAAAATTGGAAAAGGAGCCGGTGTTCCGATAGCATCATTTCTTATTAAAGCTATTGCATTGGAGTTGTTGCGGAGGTTCTCAAGGGCAAAGTGTCCTTTTATATGGAGTGGGCTGCAAGCATTGCAAGTACTTTGTTACCCCCCATTCAAGTGGATTCAGTGCTGGAATCCTTTCGGAATGTTGGTTAAAGGCATGCAG ATGTTATCACGCCCTTTATTGGTTCTCTCTATTGTGGATGCTTTCTCTGATCATTCAGAGAGCAGCAATCCTGCAGTGGAtaatactgaaaataataatatcaatgaAGATTCTCAAGCACGTTCAGATTCTCATTCAAGATCCTCTTCCGTACA AATTGGCAATGAAAAACCTCAAGGTGTGGTTTCCACAGGGTGGTTCTGTAATCTTTGTAAAGAGCTGGAAAATCAGGGAATTACTTTGCCAGAGAG AATGAATGAAGAGGAACTTCAGAGATTTTATGTAGCTTCAAATGGAGATTTATCAAGCTTGTTATTATCAGTTAAAAAAACAATACTCTGGAGAGAGACTTACAGACTTCTCTCTGAGGAGGAACTCGAGATGTGGTCAAATATGGTTTTCTGGCACGGTTTTGATGTGATGCATCGACCCTGTCTTATTGTTCGTCTTGGGCTGGCATGTACCACCTTGTTGGCCACTGATAGACCTTGCTTTGTGCAGGCAGTGG TATCTCAGGTGGAGCACGGTGTCCTCTGCTTGGTGGATGGAGAAAATCCTCAAATTACTGTTATAGTGGATTGTCATGGGTTGTCACCTCTGAAAATTCCCATGCAAATGATGAGACACTGCTGTAATATTTTGCAAGACAACTTTCCAAATATCCTTGGTTGTTTAATCATTATACGGCTTCCTCCAATAGTTCGTGTTATGGCACAGACATTTATACAA GTTCTCAAACCATTCACCAAGCAAAAACTGAGAATCGAAGGAGAGGCATATCAGAAAGTTCTTTCCAACTGTTTCCCAACACTTCCATCATATCTTGGTGGTCCGTGCCCTTgcgaaagctgtgctaaactgGAAAAAGGCAGCATGCCACGAAGTTTCGATAGCCATACCGGCACATCAGAGGCAGTTGCTGAGATCACGAACAGTGAGGATTTCTCATCCAACGAACCAACTTATCAGTATGATACAATCGTGGACAATAACTGCAGTCAAACATTGCGCTCTGCTGTCATAGGTATtctcattctctgggttttAATCGCTTTTATTGAAGGAATAAATGACCCCTCAACTCGTCCATATTTACCCCCGTGA
- the LOC142541794 gene encoding uncharacterized protein LOC142541794 has protein sequence MDKFVLKETSIVQENLIVDVDNLSAQENHFDDQIEEMYVANTMGIEENENIDHSLNIFDPRVWNSLDTKMRDLLVEKGPIRELFKTLPSRSQLAEDGSRDWKHLSEKLREHEKCREHLANLRSMVELQVRLRKNETIDKELQEQIKNETHRWRGVLTRIIAVVKCLAKNILSFRGKNENMEDSSKGNFLGLIEMIAEFDPIMQEHLRLIKGKEIHHHYLGHKIQNELITNMSLKVKNVVIEKVKKAKYYSVILDYTPDASHKEQMTLILRCVDVSCVPVKIEEYFIEFLNVENTSGLSLFNELCAALDSLGLDIGNIKGQGYDNGSNMKGKHQGVQKRLLDINPRAFYMPCGSHCLNLVICDMANSCFKAKSFFGACQCMYTVFSNSTKRWSTLLDCLDNLTLKSLCTARWESHIESVKAIKSQVGQIREALLKVADLTEDARLSRDARLLATHELSSFEFLLSLVIWYDILYNINSVSKSLQSETMHIDVAVKQLKGLVSFFENYREKGFASAINSAKEIASNIRVDPVFPERRQASRKRQFDEVANTEREPQTAEESFRTDYFLVMVDIALLELRSRFEQLNNFEDMFGFLLDGKQLMALDEYYLRKCCVNLESALKKDDASDIDAHDLLLELQMLQEMLPLEAYDTNKSWTAIKILEFALKMHVFPTVVVTYQILLTIPVTVASAERSFSKLKLLKSYLRTTMSQEILNSLAILCIEKDILENISYDDIIDDFASKNARRVRFK, from the exons ATGGATaagtttgttttgaaagaaacgAGTATAGTTCAAGAAAATTTGATTGTTGATGTCGATAATCTGAGCGCACAAGAAAATCATTTTGACGACCAAATAGAAGAGATGTATGTTGCAAACACTATGGGTATTGAGGAAAATGAAAACATAGATCATTCTCTGAATATATTTGATCCAAGAGTTTGGAATAGCCTTGATACAAAAATGAGGGATTTACTCGTTGAAAAAGGCCCCATTAGAGAG CTTTTCAAAACACTTCCATCACGAAGTCAATTAGCAGAAGACGGATCTAGAGATTGGAAGCATTTAAGTGAGAAGCTTAGAGAACACGAAAAATGTCGTGAACATCTTGCTAATTTGAGATCGATGGTGGAGTTACAAGTGAGGTTGAGGAAAAATGAAACAATTGACAAAGAATTGCAGGAACAGATTAAAAATGAAACACACCGTTGGAGAGGGGTTTTGACAAGAATTATAGCAGTGGTAAAATGTTtggctaaaaatattttgtcatttcgtggaaaaaatgaaaatatggaGGATAGTTCAAAGGGTAATTTCCTGGGCTTGATTGAGATGATTGCCGAGTTTGATCCTATAATGCAAGAACATCTTCGGCTCATTAAAGGAAAAGAAATTCATCATCATTACCTCGgtcataaaattcaaaatgagttGATAACGaatatgtcattaaaagtgaaaAATGTTGTCATTGAAAAGGTTAAGAAAGCAAAGTATTATTCAGTGATACTTGATTATACTCCTGATGCAAGCCACAAGGAACAAATGACTTTAATATTACGGTGTGTTGATGTGTCATGCGTTCCTGTAAAAATTGAGGAATACTTTATAGAATTTCTGAATGTTGAAAACACGAGTGGATTGAGCCTTTTCAATGAATTGTGTGCTGCATTGGACTCTCTTGGACTTGATATTGGTAATATAAAAGGACAAGGTTATGATAATGGCTCCAACATGAAAGGAAAACATCAAGGTGTTCAGAAAAGATTGCTTGATATAAATCCAAGAGCCTTTTATATGCCGTGTGGTAGTCATTGTCTTAATTTGGTTATTTGTGATATGGCAAACTCTTGTTTTAAAGCAAAATCTTTTTTTGGAGCATGTCAATGCATGTATACCGTGTTCTCAAATTCTACAAAACGTTGGAGTACTCTACTTGACTGTTTGGATAATTTGACACTCAAGTCATTGTGCACTGCGAGATGGGAAAGTCATATCGAAAGTGTCAAGGCCATTAAGTCACAAGTTGGGCAAATCAGAGAAGCTTTACTTAAGGTAGCGGATTTAACTGAGGATGCAAGATTATCCAGGGATGCTAGATTGTTAGCAACACATGAACTTAGTAGCTTTGAATTTTTGTTAAGTTTGGTGATTTGGTATGATATTCTCTACAACATAAACTCGGTTAGTAAATCCTTACAATCTGAAACGATGCATATTGATGTTGCGGTGAAACAATTGAAAGGGCTTGTTTCTTTTTTTGAGAATTACAGGGAAAAAGGATTTGCATCTGCCATAAATTCTGCTAAAGAAATTGCTTCCAATATTAGAGTCGACCCTGTATTTCCTGAGCGACGACAAGCTTCTAGAAAGAGACAGTTTGATGAGGTTGCTAATACTGAAAGAGAACCACAAACAGCTGAGGAAAGCTTTAGGACTGATTATTTTCTTGTTATGGTCGATATTGCTCTTTTGGAGTTGAGAAGTAGATTTGAGCAATTGAATAATTTTGAAGATATGTTTGGATTTCTGTTGGATGGAAAACAGTTAATGGCATTGGATGAATATTATTTGAGAAAATGTTGTGTGAATCTTGAATCTGCTTTGAAAAAGGACGATGCGTCTGATATTGATGCTCATGATCTGCTTTTAGAATTACAAATGTTGCAAGAGATGCTACCTCTTGAAGCTTACGACACAAATAAATCTTGGACAGCCATTAAAATTTTGGAGTTTGCATTGAAAATGCATGTTTTTCCTACAGTTGTGGTTACGTATCAAATTTTATTGACTATTCCTGTAACTGTAGCATCAGCTGAGAGAAGCTTTTCcaagttaaaattattgaaatctTATTTGAGAACCACAATGAGTCAAGAGATATTGAATAGTTTGGCGATCCTCTGCATCGAAAAAGACATACTAGAGAATATCTCATATGACGACATAATTGATGACTTTGCTTCAAAAAACGCAAGAAGAGTGCGTTTTAAATAA
- the LOC142541518 gene encoding uncharacterized protein LOC142541518, translating to MSQIESNRVKAMWRCWLSSAFRTAIACSIVAGATLYGPKVFTSQVTFPAFSYVTVILIINDATLGDAFRSCWLALYATVQGVLPAIFSLWLIGPSRLNVGTTSVVAGLSGFIIALPENTHLISKRIALGQIVLVYVIGFAHGEKTDPIMHPVHVAASTALGVAACVLAMLFPYPSLVFCEVKENCKLYIQNVSQRLKLYMKAFSAEDSKVPKGLISQAKFLNATATKLLKNIESKQESMKWEIIPAMFFKSYNKNPAEKLTNVESILKGMEISLTNYSEFPVKILDSELKNGLLVLEEQFLNQVSNMAVEKTILPQSDTEMDLVFSQTMQTTSVPLTSKDFPSLFFIFCLKLMQGISTRSVLPQVSSKPGSELSNEHSQKEKNWSLITKLWSFSPITVNRRRLMPALRCSLSLGFAVLFGLMYSKENGFWSGLPVAISHAAAREATLKVANIKAQGTVLGTVYGVMGCFLFEKYVQIRFISLLPWFIFCSFLRTSKMYGQAGAISAVIGAVLILGRDNFGLPSEFAIARIVETFIGLSCSIMVDMLLQPTRAAVLAKIQLSKSLELLHESVGSVSIGSWGEFFSGERQKKLKIHVNELGKFMEEAEMEPNFWFLPFHSACYSKLKGSLSRMVDFLLFGSHALMFVKQELSRNGDCKVLKHDPIFKLEADLNLLKDLISSAIELFKEVSWVKSLEKMEREFEKRRGSLDLELGKSSVACAIQWSRFDDDELEKNTNSFLQHLDELVHQMELEKDGEELKNQVILSLCSLMFCMRGLLRETKEIDKAMKELVQWENPSSQVDMCDILCKISVLGKSVKC from the exons ATGTCCCAAATCGAATCAAACCGTGTTAAGGCAATGTGGCGGTGCTGGCTGTCATCAGCCTTCCGCACGGCCATTGCATGCTCCATAGTGGCCGGTGCGACCCTTTACGGCCCAAAAGTTTTCACCAGTCAAGTAACATTCCCTGCATTTTCATACGTGACAGTGATTCTTATCATCAACGATGCCACCTTAGGTGATGCTTTCCGTAGCTGCTGGTTGGCCCTTTATGCCACCGTGCAAGGTGTTTTACCTGCCATTTTCAGCTTGTGGTTGATCGGGCCATCCAGGCTAAACGTTGGCACCACCTCAGTGGTGGCAGGCCTTAGTGGATTCATAATAGCTCTGCCAGAAAACACTCACTTGATATCGAAGCGTATAGCGCTTGGACAGATTGTTCTTGTGTACGTTATAGGATTTGCTCATGGTGAGAAAACTGATCCCATTATGCATCCAGTCCATGTGGCGGCGAGCACCGCCTTGGGGGTGGCGGCTTGCGTTTTGGCAATGTTGTTTCCGTACCCAAGTTTGGTTTTTTGTGAG GTGAAAGAGAACTGCAAACTCTATATACAAAATGTTTCCCAAAGGCTTAAATTATATATGAAGGCTTTCTCCGCAGAAGATAGTAAAGTGCCCAAGGGATTGATTTCACAAGCCAAGTTTCTTAATGCCACAGCAACCAAACTTCTCAAAAACATTGAATCAAAGCAA GAGAGCATGAAATGGGAGATAATTCCGGCCATGTTCTTTAAATCCTACAACAAAAATCCGGCAGAGAAGTTGACAAATGTTGAATCCATATTAAAGGGAATGGAGATTTCCTTGACAAATTATTCTGAATTCCCAGTCAAGATATTGGATTCCGAGCTCAAGAATGGCCTCCTTGTTTTGGAGGAGCAATTTTTGAATCAAGTTAGCAACATGGCTGTCGAAAAGACGATTTTACCCCAGTCTGATACAGAAATGGATTTAGTATTTTCTCAAACCATGCAAACCACTAGTGTCCCATTAACGAGCAAAGACTTTCCCTCTTTGTTCTTTATATTCTGTTTAAAACTCATGCAAGGTATATCAACACGATCTGTTCTACCACAAGTTTCATCCAAACCAGGATCAGAATTATCAAATGAGCACTCACAGAAAGAGAAAAATTGGTCCTTGATCACAAAATTATGGAGTTTTAGTCCTATTACAGTTAACAGAAGGAGATTAATGCCTGCCCTAAGATGCTCACTTTCTTTAGGATTCGCGGTTCTGTTTGGATTGATGTACAGCAAGGAAAATGGGTTCTGGTCGGGTCTTCCTGTGGCGATAAGCCATGCTGCAGCACGAGAAGCGACACTGAAAGTTGCGAACATTAAAGCACAAGGGACGGTTTTGGGGACGGTATATGGAGTAATGGGGTGCTTTCTTTTCGAAAAATACGTGCAAATAAGGTTTATTTCACTACTTCCGTGGTTCATTTTCTGCAGTTTTTTGCGCACCAGTAAAATGTATGGCCAAGCCGGTGCGATTTCTGCAGTTATAGGGGCGGTCTTAATCTTGGGAAGGGATAATTTTGGTCTCCCTAGTGAATTTGCAATAGCCCGAATTGTTGAAACTTTCATCGGTTTATCTTGTTCTATAATGGTGGATATGCTCTTGCAGCCTACAAGAGCTGCTGTTTTGGCCAAGATTCAACTTTCGAAGAGTCTCGAATTGTTGCATGAATCGGTGGGATCGGTAAGTATTGGATCGTGGGGCGAGTTTTTCTCTGGAGAGAGGCAAAagaagctgaaaatccacgTAAACGAGCTCGGAAAATTCATGGAGGAAGCTGAGATGGAACCCAACTTTTGGTTCTTGCCTTTTCATAGTGCTTGTTATAGTAAGCTCAAAGGGTCTTTGTCAAGAATGGTGGATTTCTTGCTTTTTGGGAGCCATGCACTCATGTTCGTAAAACAAGAATTATCAAGAAACGGAGACTGCAAGGTTTTAAAACATGATCCAATCTTCAAATTAGAAGCTGATCTAAAccttttaaaagatttgatttccTCTGCCATTGAACTTTTCAAGGAAGTTAGTTGGGTAAAATCACTCGAGAAAATGGAACGTGAGTTCGAGAAGAGGAGAGGTTCCCTCGATCTTGAGTTGGGAAAATCTTCGGTCGCATGTGCGATCCAATGGTCAAGATTTGATGATGATGAACTGGAGAAGAACACAAATTCTT